The stretch of DNA ataacaGAAACCTCTTAACTTTAAAAGCATATCACCATAAGGGTCGGTGTACACACGCTGATGGTAAGCACGATTACCCATGGTAATGGTATGTTTAGGTACGTGACTGTGAGATGAAAGTCTGCCTCATGATAAGCCTTATTGGGAACTAGGAACTGATTGagataactaaatattaatttgcaaaattgtgtatgtaatatgtttgtGATTACAGAGaaatagagttttttttttagtttttatttaagaagAAAGATAGATAGTGAGGAGTAATAGTATAatacttttcaaataaaattaaataatctatttttaattttaatttttgtacctaactgtcacactcagagtcatttaatgatttactTTACTCAATCAAAAGGTTGACATATTTTCGAAAtcccgaaaaaaacccagcaatactttcccgacgcgggaatcgaaccccttaCCCGGCAGTTCAAAATAATTTCGGTATGATTACTGAAATTattttgcaaattattttaaatgtctctaagtacggcagttaatgAATGTACCGTGTTCATTAAGGCcaaacaaatgttattttaaaacacccttccatacatattatattggttGAAGACAAATAACTAACTCGTCAGCCACTGACCTTAGAACCATGTCGAGTGGTTTGTGTACAAACAGATAAATTGCCTAATTTTACTACCTATTTAATATTGCATGAAAGATTGTACACAGTTTGCTATCTTGCATAGAATGTTTGGTTTTGTATTGCATTTTGTTACTGAGATTTCTTGCCACATTGGTATAGTTGGTACTCGCTTCTGCCATCTACTTTGTCCACAATAAGGTAggtaactaatttttattttaatgtccgtcttgtaggttattttaaaatattagacacgtgagcctttttttttattatcttacggaaacaaacactttcgaagatatatttcaaatattgcccgactcgggaatcgaacctgagacctaCAAGCACCATTGtacggcaatcgcacttgcgaccactcgatcaagaAGGCAGTCACTTTGCCTGCAATTCTAGGATAATGAGTAACCTAAATCCTATTTCGGATTGTAATTTATCTCTGTGCTTTTAATTCGGCGTTTCACACTGGGTACTCCGGTGACCAGAACCAGAGTACTTTTAGAAAATTTGAGTATCAAAATACTAGTCTATCCTTCCAAAAGATATTCGCCTTTTGAAGGTCTCACTTCATAAAAAAGTGGCTCTGACAATTGAAATTCGACACAACTTATTTTCTCACaacgacgcgacgcgacgtcAGCGCAAGTTCGTGACATCCTCTTCAATCATTGTTATCATTCAAATATTCATTGGCAGAAGATTATTATTGGTAACTATTGCGAACAGTAACCAATAGGAGTAACTTGATGTTGAAACTGTATTTCATCGTAGCTATTTTAATAAGCCTAGACCAAATTGCTAAGCTTAAGTTTAGTTGCGACCTTCAGATGTCAAAGCAAGGCCTATAagcataaaattaatgtaatttcgTTCGTTAATTGACAGATTGCCTTCTTCGATCTTGCTTGGGcgaaattttatgtatttttgcgTAAAATTGGTATCGAAATATTTAGCAACAATTTACATGAGAAACTAAATCTTGATTGATTCGATACAAGTGTCAAAAGAATGGCAGATCGAGAGAGATCAAAGCAATGGTTGATGCAAATCGAGGTATTGGTATTTTGCCGtcgaaatattaaattattttaaactcgCTTACACTCATAGGTGTGTAAgtcattcattttattatgcATACCCTTCCTCTCTTTAGGGCGGTTTTTATATTAGCATAGGTACATACTCTATTCACTCCTACTCTTttcgccttttatcctcaagTCCTTCATGATTTACGTcagatttgttttaaacatttccccactctatgattttctcctgtgtcgtggatacgtttacaaacatacaagatcagTCAGATGAACTTAGGTAActtgataatttttatattagcaATAGGAACACACTAAGCTACTAGCTGAACTGTAGACACCTAGATTACCCATCCGTACAAACCGATTACCTaagttttacttatttatagaaCTTAATATATTCAAGTTACGATCGCGGCCTATCAACGCAGTACGTAACATCACACAGGGATGTAGAATACTTAATTAGCATGTATAAACAAACATCTGTGTCATCTGAGGTGTTGTAAGTATGACGTCATCACTTGAAAAATCAGTTCCGCCAATCATCGGAGCGTACTTGATTAGCCCTTCGTGAGTAATTTTATGGTAACGCAATCTGGTAAAGTTTATATTtcacctttttttaaaggtggtGTCATCGTCAATTACCATGCTGCAATTGCTAGTTGCTACTTGGGTATTCTGATAGCAAAAAGTAGGAGAAAATCTTGTATTTGCGTTTGGGGCTTGAGATAAATATTGTGTTACCTCTGCTGTGTGGCAGCAAAGTAGAACGCATTTGTACATTCTTCCTTTAGATGTGATCGGGAAGTAACGCTCTCCGATACACCTAAACCTAGACCATTTCCAGCACACTCTACAGGAATGAAGGTTATGGTAAATCTTCCTACGTAGACACCCACCTCAATGCTGTTGTTGGACACAGTAGAATAAGCAAATGTTTATGAATTACCCGAGATACTAGAATCGTTAAAAGgacgttgccggccatttgggggttaggaatttaagggttgttggggaatcggggattgggaagattgggaaggagggtaatttgGTGTCCAGgaacctcatttacacaacgaaatacaacgcaagtgttgtataaaatattttatgtccaATGGTCAGCTTAACCTGGACCTGTACAAAGGTCATCCAATTCCCATCAAAGCCTATTATTGGAATgcaaatgatttttattaaaagcaaTAACAAGTAATGGCCAATAAAGaggtttaaaaataactgttttattgtaAGCGTAACTTCTAACGTGGTACTGATTCGAGTTCCGGGTCATGCAaggtattttgtaaattttgaaATCACCTGTAAGTAATAGTTCTAATAGTGTTATGTTAGATCGAACTTCTGCGTGAACCAAAACCTCTCCCAAAAACAGACGTGTCTTTTGTAAACTTTTGTAAACTCTATAAACTAACATTATTTGGACtaaattttttttcagtattgAGTAAGAAGAAGTCATCACAAGCATCGTCAATATATTAGTCACAAGATATTCTCTGCTTAACATTAGCCTCCCCGATAACTTTTAGATCATCTGGTTCTTTAATAGACTACATAGGCGAAAACtagatactaataaataaatatctgcaTAAGTTTTTcttaagattataatataacGCAACAACCCTagcaatttcattaaaatatttaaacttagaGACCCTATGAACCGGCGCCATTAGTTTTTTGTCGACAAACAAAGACTAGGTCGGTCGTGATGCGGCTCCTAACCAGCCAGTACCTACGCAATCTCACCCATACGAGCAGCAGAACGTAATGACAAACACTGCCCATACCAAACACTAGTACATAGCAACACGTAGACTAATGTAATAGATTGCGAATCTAGGATTCTTGGggaaagagaaaaataataaaattgtataagtttttaaactgatattgtcactaacactatcattagaacttgagaagGAATATTTaccgcttgcaacagtgccgaaatatctgAAACTCATAGACGTaaataaacatggaaaatatcccgtctcaagttctaatgataataataaagttgGTTTAGAAAATGCCAATATTGCACATTGAGATTTGGATGAAAGGAGAATCATGAATATGCCACTGAAgatgaaatacaaaaaatattttaaagtataatcAATGAAGTTACTATCCTTTCGCTGATATTTAACTATAAAACCAAATGTACTTGAAAAGAATTCTGTTTGATATCAATGTGTCGAAATTTCAGAAGTGTAAAAGATGATAAATCATGTAACCACTAACGAATTTTAGAATTCAATTGAAAGAtttgaaaaaaattacaacaacaAAGGATTGACCATGACCGATAaacagaaagaaataaaaatattaccagtTAAAGACGACAAAATCTGCTTCAATTACAATAGATAAGATTAATCCATCACATTTGACAAGCAAAGCCAAGAAACAGAAGAAAGGCAAAACAAACTGAACGATTGAGTTAGAAAAACTTCGCAAGAGTTTTATTGCATGTTTAAAAGATGAACACAAGACTGCCATCCATACAAATACTTGCACTGAGTGACACAGTAAGCAATGTTACTGTACAAGTGAATGACCGCTTACGCAAACACGATGGGTCAGCGGTGGCCTTGGCTTGTTTGCCTTTTAATAAACCACAACAACGATTTCTGTAAGATATGCTGATGAAAGTGATCGTGTCATCTTATTATAACGTCATCATGATCGTGATACTACTTTTCTTCACTTTTGGTGTATTAAGTTAGGAAATGTGAACTTAAAATTGGGATCCACAAATCAAATCATATATGCGCAAATTGACGTGCCAAAACCACGTGTGAGTTACGTGGTTAGATATGAAATTGTTATTCCCAGATTTGAAGAGTAACTATGCTAATTTAAGTACAGCATTTGATATAATTagttaatactttttatactatTGTTCTACTTCTTCAGTTTCTATAATAACCAGTTAGTCGATTCAGAAATGATATAAGTTAATGTTCATTTCCTGCAGAATGTCAACATGACTCAATTTCTAGTCAAGAATCAGGAAATTAGCTCCCAGGCTGTTACCCAACTAATCTCTCTATCTTCTGCCCCAAGGGTATGAAAGTCCAATATCTAAAGGAAGTCATCAAGTAATTATTCAACACAAAGACAGGGATGAGGAAAgaaattattctttaaaatcaCCAGGAAAAGGTTCATAATGGAACAACGGATGCTTTGTGACGCAAAAATTAGCTATTGTTTTATCATGCTCACCTTTACTGTAATGATGGATGAATTAATCTAAAGGTTGCAGTTACACCATTAAAAagcctataaaatatttattatctttcaatgatggaaattttaaattatcaatCTCATGTAGAGGTACGTAACTGCGAACATCAACATTTCCTAGGAATTATGTAACGTTATTGGCTTCTTCGTGTTTAGTATTGATTCCTCCATGAGGAAGACATGAACTATCACATTTTGAGACAAAAAATTAATGTTGCTTTTATGCGGTAACTTACACCTGCAAACTATCTATCTACCGaatgtttgtgtattttttatttgtacacacacacatacacacacacacacaacgtcttGCCCTTTTTACCCCCAAAGGGGTAgtcagaggtgcatattacggcacgtaatgctactgtacaatgtacagccactgttcactatttgtgttaaaagttcCATGtagtattgccatatactaggcacaatgctagactccgtgctattactccgtgctgagaagttttcgaaaaaccgaaaaaaacacagtaatattttgcgcgacccaggaatcgaacccaagagcccttatccggcagtcgcacttgcgaccactcgaccaacgaggcagttttatCTGTAGATTTAATGAAAGCTAATCAAGACTCACCTTTATTACTTGCTGGCCAGATATTGCTCGTCGCGTTCttcttgtttgatttattatctCTGAACATGAGAATGTCCGGTACCTTGTTCAATTTGTTATCTTTCGGTATGATGTCCGGCGCTCGATCAATGTTCACTCTCACAAATTCTCCTTTCAACACCTTAGTTTGATTATCTTTTAGTATTGGCGGCGGAGGTGCCTTGGGTTTCTTATTAAACAATCTGTTTCTTTCAGGTTTCGATGGTATTTCTATGTCTGTATAAATTATACTGTCTATCTCGCCGGCATCATTCAAATCATTTCTTATTCCAATTAGACTCATTGGCTGCTCATATCGattgtttaaattattcttGTGCTGCACTGATAAGTGTGTCACACCATCGTTATCCGTAGTTTGTATTAAATCGTATTCATTGCTGCGTCCCTTCTCGAACAAACTGTAGTCGTCCATACTATTCTTTCTGCTTTTGAAAATGTCATAAGTTTTCTTTTTAGAAAACAAGTTTTCACTGCTAGAATAGTTGTTCGTGTTTTTCGTCAGTCGGTTCCGCATTTTGAAGTATTTGTAAGTGAAGTATATTCTCTTGAAGTCTTGTTCGTTTTCGAACTTGAGCGCGATGGCTTCCTTGTGGATATTTTTGGTTACGTAAAAGACTAGAGTGTTATCGCAATTGGGATAGTTCTCGATGTTCACACAGTTTGTGACATCgtctattgaaatattttcacatTTCGTTGGTTTTAGTTCTGTGTAATCCTTGATTAGTTTTTTATCTTCATCTGTAATATCTTCCTTAGTTAATAGTTGTAGTTGGTCCTTCTCATTGAAGCCGACAACTATATTATAGGCTTGTAGGGAGGTTGGTTTGCTGATAGCCATTATATCGATCTGTTGGTTGACGCTGTGCATCTTCTGTCGTGCAACCATGGCTGCGAAGCCGCCCGTCCGGGCTGTTTTCTTGACAGTCAtttttctgtaacaaaaaagaaataaataaataaatatctaactaAATCGTAGTCTAGATTCAATTAATATTGACCCACTGATCTTTTTCTAAACAATTTGAACTCTAAcgatatttaaaagaaatttattgCATCCGAAATGCAATTAGAAAGTTTTTAAATACCAATTTACTGAAAAAATCTAGCATTCTTAATTGTCAGTATACTcgttaaacaatataaaatgtattggtAAAAAACGTGAATGTTTCGAATCCAATCGGAGCTCAAATAATTGCAGTAAATCGTATACTACACGATATTTCAATCGATTCCAATTCGATACTGATGGTAAACGACTGGCAATCTATTTCGAATCGATTCACTACCAATATTGTTCAAttgtgtttaaagttttaaagtaaactttGGTGATGACTTAGCACCTAACACTTTCACTTGCTTTCTTCTAAAGTGTTAGAAGTTTTATGTGATCTCCAATATAAGTggtgtacctacttatactttTTTCTCTGTTAATTtcttactagcttctaccagcggtttTGCCCGCAttcttgtgggataaaaaatatcctatcacctaagtcagctcatattaccctgtctgtataccaaatttcttcaaaattaattcagtagtttcagcgtgatcgacggaaaaacatccaaagaaacaaacatcTTTGTTAAACTTAAAAGCCTGTAATatgcttttatatttataataatatgtaccctAGAATTTTCGAATCACTTCCAACTTCATAAATCAAATACCTCACATTTATTGACATCTTTTTCATCCATTACATCTTCCATAATTTATATAACACAATTTTTCCTCATCTCGACACTAGTCCCATTAAAAATCTCAATTGAAATGTGTATGTGTAAAGAGAAAGcgcgatttaaaaaataaagacaatagTTTGTCGTAAGCGTGCGACAATTTAGTACAAAAACGCTTCCTAGATGAGCAATGAATTAGAGAATTTTGATGTGCTAGAAGCGACAAGCGTTATTATCTAATGTGTCTGGTGTGAAAATATGATGTCTTATGTAAATAGTTTCAAAATGTGCCTATAACTTACTATGTCAAGTAGGCAAGGATCTTGTATGTTACGTGTTGTTAAACTTCTTCATCTTAGCTAATCTTTGTTTGTTATGTCTGTGGGTATAACAAATGGGTTTACAGGTTTCGTaatgtttgttataatatattattgagaAATAGATATTGTTTGGATTATTGAAGTATGTATTTTAGGTGCAGTTTTGCTAAGGAAAATTTTGGTGCAATTTTTTTAAGCCTCAAACTTTTTGCGTTAAAGCtccttttcaatatttttgtagcCTACTAAAGTTTTTCGtgaatacataaacaaatatctttacgaataaatcctttattttaacaaattaacATAGGTAATGTGTATGTAATGTCCTACAAATCCAAACCCTTTACAACCTAAAACCGCCATAAAATCCAACACAACACTAAGATTACTAAAGTTGGCCATAACAATACCTCATAACCTTATTACCAGGTCACAATTAACCCGCTCACGCCCATACCTCGGGCCACTTCCAGATATTTCCACAACACCAACAATAGTACATCTATGAGAGATcactttacataatatgtagtgCATTTCCGACTTAGTAGATGAAACTGGGTGAACTTTAGTAACAGAACTATTTTATCAGATTACCGAGGTATTGTTAGTCACATTAATTACGGATTTATCATTAGCAATGGCCATTACTTAATACACATGCTGTTATTAAAAATTTCGTGTTTTTAGGTTGAGTTTTTGCGAAATCGTTACGTGTGATCTTTTGGTTTTGTAAACTAATTTTGTTTGGACCTATTGCCGTGGGATGGTAGGGTAAATGAggtaatttaaatgataattcaaCATGGTTAATAAGGTAATTTTATGGTTGTAAAGTTCTCTGATATTACATGTTGCAAAACATTAAAGTTTTCTGATGCAAACCCTATCTGTTAGAACTTTAGCATTCCAAATACCTTTTAGATTTTCCTGCAAGTAAcaacattaaaacattattcataAGCGTTTTTCCTAGAAATTGTAGGCTTGTAAAACTGGCAATAACTTTGGCCCATATTACATAAAACTAATGAGAATTACCCATGTGGGTGCTAAATGCAAATCATACATCAACTGCGTGCGACTTTTAATAACGTATTTTCCAGTGATTACTGCTATTTGTTGCTATGCTCAAACATGGTGTGGTATAGGTATTTTTTGATATGATTGGACTGCAAACAAATAgccaaatcacctgatggttagcaatccaTGACACTAATAGATACccataacaccagaggagttacaagtggttttcagtgaggccgtggtattacattcgtgccgaagcatggcgctctcagtaaataacttaaaacatgAACAATAAGAAACTTGTTCTACATAAACCAATTTCCTTATTTTAATGCGACAGTATGGTGTATATTAATTTGTAGAACTAGTACCGGCCGTAATCTAGTTGAATATGACTGGATAAGCAAACCTTATTGGTCTTTATATCCAGATTAATTCTGCTATTACTAATTGGTTGAGCTGGTCTCTAGAATGTCAGGTCTGTGtggatttatttttgaaatagatACCTAATAAATCATGTTAGTTGGACTAGTTTTGCGTAGTACCAGAATGCTCATAAATAAAGTCTGAAACTGTCATCgtttagatattaatattttttatttaatcacaaGAATGGAAGAAaatatatcatcattatcataatcaATAGTATTCTGCTGTACTATGGGTATCCTCTACACGAGAAGGTTTGATGTAGACTCCAAATGATTATAAAGATTGTCATGCTTATAAGTTGGTACTAATATAATTACAGTCGACACTTGATAATTCAAACCTTTcattcaaaaagaaaaagaaaaattcgAAGTTATTACGAGGTACCTAGATCTTTATATATCGAACTATGTATTACGCTTTGCAGATTGCAATTGAAAGATATTCTATTGTTCCATTTATATCTTGTTTAATAACCGCTTGAGTACAACATGAATTTTATAAGTACATGAGTACATATTgagtataaaaatgtttgttttattttatttaaataatggtGGAGACACGGAAACAATTTTCTCGAAGTATCGTTGTAGTTTGTAATCACAGGAGGTTCTCATGGTGGCCACAATGTACTGTTTTCACTGCGACAATGCCTTTTCACATAATTATACCGTTTGATATCAAGTCACAATTAAAATACAGAAAgcatctgtttgtctgtctgtttccATCATTCTACATAATCGCTTGTATAATTTTGTTGGGATATTTAATGTTTGTCTCTTTTGTTTAAATGAAAGTTTAgtttagtattttgtttgattgttttagACACTAATTGTGCAGAAATTATTGAGAGAAAATTTCTTTCTTACGTGGCTAGCAACACGTCATAATACTCTATTGTAGAATATTGCGGCTAAACTCTAagtcaaaattgtattttagaGAAAATCTCaaaattgcattaattttagGATATTAAAACACAAtgctttaattttcataccataacatatttttaactaaaccattaaacaataaatccaaaaaattatttattaagacgCCAGTAACATCGccgattaaaaaacaaaacaagactGATATTCTCGATATTGTAGGGCCATAGCTATTTATGGCGAGGCTATATATAGCCCGTCCTTTACACTAGGTCAATGGCTATATGGCTATAATGGCCAGAACATGTGTGGAAGTGACTCTTGGCCTTATAAATTCCTTCCGAGATGAAAAAGGGCAAACATTGCGGTGGGCCTCGTTTCATGAAGATAATGTTATCCGTTTAGGGTTGCCAGTGTATTAAATTAAGGATTAATGAGACAGTTGTTGACCTTGACTTGAAAAGCCAATGGAAGCAATGGATAATGAATCattgaaaaaaagttaaaagcaTAAATCTTATACTCATTATTTACTACACCTACTTAAGTTCAATTTGACTACCTACATGCTTAGTTAAATTcccttttttaataaagtccactatttagatattatttatttattatgattaattactattaatttcaaacattcaAGGAAATGATGAGGTGTTTAAATGATTATGTATTAATCAAAATccaacttttttatgtttaaaaggtCAAAGCAAGTTTTTTTCCAAGCACAAACTTATTTGTACGAGTATTTAATGTTCCTCATCATTTTGCGTACAATAGAAGGCATGGAatgtaattactaaattaatcacGGGTCAATAAAAACCTTTAATCATCGGTTTATCCAACCATAACTAAGTATGGTTTAgcaaaaagtttattattgtatagTTAACCGCACTGCTAGAGGTTaaacattcacattttttttttattttaggaaaattATGTGCAGTACCAAATGACTAATGTTGATTGTACATCGTGTGGTCTCAGACTCGATCCTCGAAATCAACAATACAATACCaatctaatatttaaattacattttaaagttatttcaatTACTTATGGAGGAAAAGcatgcaatgacttcttctgtcttgggtgaggcaagagggaatgtcagacttttactgactaaaaaccaccctgttcctactcctacttttcaagccggagccccggtaacccgctaggcattccgcagctccgggtcttaTTGTGAATGTTGATAAACTTTTTACTACCGACAAAAAAGTAACCATGAAGTTTATTGTTAATCCTTCTCCATTCAATTATACGCTTTACAAGAGCAGCTAGATGCACTTTCGAATTACTTAATTGATTGACAAtctcatgaaaaaaaaatctttacacaaataaattgaaataaaaagctttattttttaagtaacacCAGTAAGAGACAGCCCTACCCATTCCAAGGTCAGATACAGGTCACGCGGAAGCATTTCAGTCACCAGACATCAATGAACTGTGAAATTAATTCACAGCTGTTAAATGCATTGATGCGGTATAAATGCAATTAAGAATCTGAACATTGTGCGCCTATAATTAGGTACGTGTTCTTGAACATGATTGGACATTTTAAGTAAATTGAGCGTGAACTGCACATCCTTTAAGCGGACAGGAGCTTTCTTTACTTCACggtacttgattttttttatgggttgattatttttttattttatggtcaGCTGTGATGCGGCGGGGTTTGTAATACTAAGACGTGCGATCCGGAATATAAGCATTAAGCCAATAACTTATTGCAATAAGTTCCAAATTGGCTATAAAGTGACCAACAGATTGGTTGGTGGAAGTGATCGATAATTTGTTTAACAAACATAACACtctacataacataataacgtTGTTTTCATTATTCAtctaagtattaatttaaacaaaaataaattactcaaaAATCAAAGGCCTCAGCAAATAAATAACCAATCAAAACATGAAATTATGACCACTACATCCATAATGAGACCTGACACGACATAAAACCTAATCAGATGGGGAAGCAATCTCTTTAGTACTTCCAAGCTAATTGTGTTTAATCTCGTACATACAactacacatgaagctataaCATACCAGTATAAGCTGATCTTCAAAAGCCTAGAAatgtcatacaaagcgaggccaaTATAAACTGGATATGTATAAGCTTGATGTGTTGCGTGTACAATTAAACAGTCGAGCCACATCTTCATCTGAAATCTTCACAAGAAAGCCAACTTTCTCGATGTTCTCTGGAAACTGCGATATCTCCCTGGGAATTGAACACAATACCCTTATTGTGCAATTTACAAACTTATTACTACAGCAATTTTATACTTAGTAACTCTTATGGTCTTGGTAATAGAATCTATTTTGCTACATCCAAAGTGTTGTTGCATCGTGGTTTCGTCTCCTCTGTTCGGTGTCACTttaaacaatgtgttatgtgacACTTTTAAGGTTTTATTATGTTCGTTAATTATAGAATTTGTCGctttaattataagtaaatgggaggaaattaaaaaatattacgttaagATAAGGACTTGAGAAATAATTGGAATCATTATGTAAATTTAACAggtatttctaaattaaaacaacgtTAAAATCATGCAATCACTTTTCTGAAATACCTATAACTTTCCTAAGTAaacagattttaaataaaatccaacCAAGTAATTAGTtcacttaaataaaatcttactcTTCTTTTTgctttaaaagtttaaatagacAGGCTAGTTAAATTCGTGCCTAAAAACGTTTGTAATTAGGTACAACATCGCTTC from Spodoptera frugiperda isolate SF20-4 chromosome 11, AGI-APGP_CSIRO_Sfru_2.0, whole genome shotgun sequence encodes:
- the LOC118274869 gene encoding uncharacterized protein LOC118274869 — encoded protein: MTVKKTARTGGFAAMVARQKMHSVNQQIDIMAISKPTSLQAYNIVVGFNEKDQLQLLTKEDITDEDKKLIKDYTELKPTKCENISIDDVTNCVNIENYPNCDNTLVFYVTKNIHKEAIALKFENEQDFKRIYFTYKYFKMRNRLTKNTNNYSSSENLFSKKKTYDIFKSRKNSMDDYSLFEKGRSNEYDLIQTTDNDGVTHLSVQHKNNLNNRYEQPMSLIGIRNDLNDAGEIDSIIYTDIEIPSKPERNRLFNKKPKAPPPPILKDNQTKVLKGEFVRVNIDRAPDIIPKDNKLNKVPDILMFRDNKSNKKNATSNIWPASNKVTGYESDREEWKSSRSQFSTTAFDSLARPTKMAMALTLRKPQRLEPVPQYYRMPSEQKPKLTPMPFRPNNFLQRPPRLPRPNPDMKRNLLSTDHRKFTSLQSLEIPKKLSEPKKQPMDVKKNNYSNISHRITGLTNKLRDLGNPSNTLGRFKAQSHGDVANLKPVLKMNGQDGAKRSVVRTCSAEPPKKVTFSAFATVQVV